A region of Dermabacter vaginalis DNA encodes the following proteins:
- a CDS encoding ABC transporter permease, whose translation MTKYLLRRFANYAILTVVATVFAYIAAGSFFYPRRRWLGQNPPIPEASIDAALNELNMNDKVPILQRTWTWLSNIVVKPWSQKLGKDISGQWVIDQMAMRAGVSLRLLIAGALLGALIGVALGVWGAVRQYKLSDQVVSYASYILISTPTFVGGLLLMVVATKLNQALGTQLIRFSGSYSPTYHAQGGMTAFLDSVNHLILPTIVLAAFGAASYSRYQRSIMLDVLGSDFIRTARAKGATRNHALVKHGVRVALIPMSTYFAYSFGTLVAGAAFLEMIFSWAGMGEYGIKAVQQSDVNALAGNVCFTSIVILFSSMLSEVLYAALDPRVRV comes from the coding sequence GTGACAAAGTATCTTCTTCGCCGCTTCGCGAACTACGCGATCCTCACCGTCGTGGCTACCGTCTTCGCCTACATTGCGGCTGGCAGCTTCTTCTATCCGCGCCGCCGTTGGCTCGGGCAGAACCCTCCGATCCCCGAGGCCTCGATTGACGCGGCACTCAACGAATTGAACATGAACGACAAGGTGCCGATCCTCCAGCGCACCTGGACGTGGCTCTCCAACATCGTCGTCAAGCCGTGGAGCCAGAAGCTTGGCAAGGACATTTCTGGCCAGTGGGTCATCGACCAGATGGCGATGCGCGCCGGGGTGTCGCTGCGCCTGCTCATTGCCGGTGCGCTCCTCGGCGCACTCATCGGCGTCGCTCTCGGCGTGTGGGGTGCGGTTCGCCAGTACAAGCTTTCGGATCAGGTCGTCTCTTACGCTTCGTACATTCTTATTTCGACCCCGACCTTCGTGGGTGGCCTCCTGTTGATGGTTGTCGCCACGAAACTCAACCAGGCCCTCGGAACGCAGTTGATTCGCTTCAGCGGTTCGTATTCGCCGACCTATCACGCTCAAGGAGGCATGACAGCCTTCCTCGATAGCGTCAATCACTTGATTTTGCCGACCATCGTTCTCGCGGCTTTCGGTGCGGCGAGCTACTCGCGCTACCAGCGCTCGATCATGCTCGACGTTCTTGGCAGCGACTTCATTCGCACGGCCCGCGCGAAGGGCGCCACCCGTAACCATGCTCTCGTGAAGCACGGTGTGCGCGTAGCGCTCATCCCCATGTCCACATACTTCGCGTACTCCTTCGGCACGCTCGTCGCTGGCGCGGCGTTCCTCGAGATGATCTTCTCGTGGGCCGGCATGGGTGAGTACGGCATTAAGGCAGTTCAGCAATCCGACGTCAACGCCCTCGCGGGCAACGTGTGCTTCACGTCGATCGTGATTCTGTTCTCCTCGATGCTTTCCGAAGTTCTTTACGCGGCGCTCGATCCGCGAGTGAGGGTGTGA
- a CDS encoding molybdenum cofactor biosynthesis protein MoaE: MSEGAKPAQDERDPHLGGVEERVRHASVSGEPIAVAEMVRLVEDRRCGALVTFDGLVRDHDEGRGVERLAYEAHPSAGDVMREVVRTIGERYPDVLVAASHRHGALEVGDSALVAAVAAPHRARAFEACADLVDEVKARVPIWKDQYFSDGSHEWVAAIG; this comes from the coding sequence ATGAGTGAAGGTGCGAAGCCCGCGCAGGATGAGCGCGATCCGCACCTCGGTGGTGTCGAGGAACGCGTGCGCCACGCGAGTGTGAGCGGCGAGCCGATTGCGGTCGCCGAGATGGTTCGGCTTGTGGAGGACAGGCGATGTGGCGCCCTCGTCACTTTCGACGGTCTCGTGCGTGACCACGACGAGGGGCGTGGGGTGGAGCGCCTCGCCTATGAAGCGCATCCGAGTGCCGGCGACGTCATGAGGGAGGTCGTGCGCACAATCGGTGAGCGCTACCCCGATGTTCTCGTCGCCGCGAGCCACCGTCACGGCGCTCTTGAGGTGGGCGACTCCGCGCTTGTGGCGGCGGTTGCGGCGCCGCACCGAGCCCGTGCCTTCGAGGCGTGTGCGGATCTCGTGGATGAGGTGAAGGCGCGCGTGCCGATCTGGAAGGATCAGTACTTTTCCGACGGTTCCCACGAGTGGGTTGCCGCGATTGGCTGA
- the moaC gene encoding cyclic pyranopterin monophosphate synthase MoaC: MTRNNTDANADLTHVRADGSSHMVDVSGKAVTTREASASATLTSRSDVIDRILTGDLPKGEALSVARVAGIMAAKRTHELIPLCHPLPITKVTIDFSRRAPEILEVNARVKTEGKTGVEMEALTAASVAALTVYDMIKAVDHLAVIGDVKVLAKSGGKSGDWDREVASGEKGGAA, translated from the coding sequence ATGACACGCAACAACACCGACGCCAATGCGGATCTCACGCACGTGCGCGCCGACGGTTCGAGCCACATGGTCGATGTTTCCGGCAAAGCCGTGACAACCCGAGAAGCGAGCGCGAGCGCGACCCTCACGAGCCGCAGCGACGTGATCGATCGCATCCTCACGGGCGACCTTCCGAAGGGGGAGGCACTCAGCGTCGCACGTGTCGCGGGCATCATGGCGGCAAAGCGCACGCACGAGCTCATCCCCCTGTGCCACCCGCTCCCGATCACGAAGGTGACGATCGATTTTTCGCGCCGCGCGCCCGAGATTCTCGAAGTGAACGCGCGTGTGAAAACCGAAGGCAAAACGGGGGTCGAGATGGAGGCACTCACGGCTGCGAGCGTCGCCGCACTTACGGTCTACGACATGATTAAGGCTGTTGACCACCTCGCGGTCATCGGCGATGTCAAGGTGCTTGCGAAGTCAGGCGGGAAGAGCGGCGATTGGGACCGCGAGGTCGCGAGCGGTGAGAAAGGCGGCGCAGCGTGA
- the glp gene encoding gephyrin-like molybdotransferase Glp, whose amino-acid sequence MEHESRLAPGRIPLAEHRRSLRELVGAVLDSPNAPGVATVGIESARDRVLARDVTSPVNVPPVANSQMDGFALHVASLANAPDGASISLPLGPPIAAGEAPSNLAPGTARPIMTGAPIPAGANAVIPVEATDVRRFSQLTREGADACRLPSDLTFCLAPEHRTEGRFVRHAGSDTECGDVVARAGQLLTPRLIGHLASVGVAEVEVREPLRAVVVSTGSELRDRGDDAVDQWRIFDANSPLIGAALEEAGIEVCARLRVPDDPRALLDEVRAACEAANAHLVVSSGGVSAGALEPIRQAAEMPRSPLRLAFDKVAMQPGGPQGLGVLASAHGEVAWIALPGNPVSAFVSLEMFVRDALGAPARPRMSLPVRTQTGEREVSPEGLVQVRRARLNTDSTVKLVGGASSHLLGALALSDALVLIPAEVTHVADGDIHEVMILR is encoded by the coding sequence GTGGAGCACGAGTCGCGCCTCGCGCCTGGTCGCATCCCGCTCGCCGAACATCGGCGGAGCCTTCGTGAGCTCGTGGGCGCGGTGCTGGATTCCCCGAATGCGCCGGGCGTGGCAACCGTCGGAATCGAGAGCGCCCGCGACCGAGTCCTCGCGCGCGACGTGACCTCGCCCGTGAACGTCCCACCCGTGGCGAATTCGCAGATGGATGGCTTCGCGCTGCACGTTGCGAGCCTCGCGAACGCCCCGGATGGGGCCTCGATCAGTCTTCCGCTCGGTCCGCCCATCGCGGCGGGCGAAGCGCCCTCAAATCTCGCGCCAGGCACGGCGCGCCCCATCATGACGGGCGCCCCGATCCCCGCGGGCGCGAACGCCGTGATCCCGGTTGAGGCCACGGACGTTCGGCGTTTTTCACAGCTCACACGCGAGGGGGCCGACGCTTGCCGGCTACCGTCGGACCTCACGTTTTGCCTTGCCCCCGAGCACCGCACCGAGGGGCGTTTCGTGCGGCACGCTGGAAGTGATACCGAGTGCGGCGATGTCGTGGCGCGCGCAGGTCAGCTGCTCACGCCGCGTCTCATCGGTCACCTGGCATCGGTGGGTGTAGCCGAAGTGGAGGTGCGCGAACCTTTGCGCGCCGTTGTCGTTTCAACCGGGAGTGAACTGCGCGATCGAGGTGATGACGCTGTCGATCAGTGGCGTATTTTCGATGCGAATTCGCCGCTCATCGGCGCTGCACTCGAGGAAGCCGGAATCGAGGTGTGTGCCAGGCTGCGCGTACCGGATGATCCGCGAGCGCTTCTCGACGAGGTACGCGCGGCGTGTGAGGCCGCGAATGCGCACCTCGTTGTGTCGAGCGGTGGCGTGAGTGCCGGCGCTCTCGAGCCGATCAGACAGGCCGCCGAGATGCCCCGTTCGCCGCTACGCCTCGCCTTCGACAAAGTGGCGATGCAGCCGGGGGGCCCGCAAGGGCTTGGTGTGCTCGCGTCAGCCCACGGCGAGGTCGCGTGGATTGCCCTTCCCGGCAATCCCGTTTCGGCGTTCGTGAGTCTCGAGATGTTCGTGCGCGATGCTCTCGGTGCCCCGGCCCGCCCCCGCATGTCGCTGCCCGTGCGCACGCAAACCGGTGAAAGAGAAGTATCCCCCGAGGGCCTCGTGCAAGTGCGCCGCGCGCGCCTCAACACCGATTCAACCGTGAAGCTCGTGGGCGGAGCGAGCTCGCATCTACTGGGCGCGCTTGCCCTGAGCGACGCGCTCGTGCTCATTCCTGCGGAGGTCACGCACGTGGCCGACGGCGATATTCACGAGGTGATGATTCTTCGATGA
- a CDS encoding MogA/MoaB family molybdenum cofactor biosynthesis protein: MSLVGEHGWSACVIVASTRAARGEYEDLTGPDLSAWLERCGFRGCGVTVVPDGSDVGRALGEAISSGVDLAITTGGTGLTPSDVTPEETRPHLTREIPGIAEALRLKGSESTPYAVVSRGLAGFAGRTLVVNLPGSRGGVKDGMAVLEPILEHVLRQRDGGGHE, from the coding sequence GTGAGCCTCGTGGGGGAGCATGGATGGTCGGCATGCGTGATCGTTGCTTCAACGCGCGCGGCCCGCGGCGAATACGAGGACCTCACGGGGCCAGACCTTTCGGCTTGGCTTGAGCGGTGCGGGTTTCGCGGGTGCGGGGTCACGGTGGTCCCGGATGGGTCCGACGTTGGCCGCGCCCTCGGTGAGGCCATATCGTCCGGGGTGGATCTCGCGATCACGACGGGCGGCACGGGCCTCACGCCGAGCGACGTCACGCCGGAAGAAACGCGCCCGCACCTCACGCGGGAGATCCCCGGGATCGCCGAAGCACTGCGCCTCAAGGGCTCTGAATCGACGCCGTACGCGGTTGTCAGTAGGGGGCTTGCCGGTTTTGCTGGTCGCACGCTCGTGGTGAATCTTCCGGGCTCACGCGGCGGCGTGAAAGATGGCATGGCTGTGCTCGAGCCAATTCTCGAGCACGTGCTTCGCCAGCGCGATGGAGGAGGGCATGAATGA
- a CDS encoding ABC transporter permease, translated as MSSSNPIPPVNDATELPEAVPATEELAETTSSTPNDKRQRKAEKKRQKPLSRWALVWRRLKRKPNFWIGAIVLGAIVLFAIFGNIPNVYELGETDSYSYNSPPSGQHWFGTDAIGVDLYASMVEALRKSLLIGLLAAPAATLIAAFVGSLAGYIGGKLETFVNWVINLLLVLPVFYVLMIISPLLSNVSWIVIVVAIAGFGWMVMAQIVKNQTKSLKDREYVKAARYMGVGTTTILARHIIPNVASLLIIDAALGVSGAILAETSLSFFGLGIQPPDVSLGTLIANGQNAVLTRWWLFVIPAAFLVALLTAVNLLGDALRDAIDPTSEVNRA; from the coding sequence ATGAGCTCCAGCAACCCAATTCCCCCCGTCAACGACGCCACGGAACTTCCGGAGGCTGTTCCCGCAACCGAAGAGCTCGCGGAAACCACTTCGAGCACCCCGAACGATAAGCGACAGCGCAAGGCCGAAAAGAAGCGCCAAAAGCCTCTGTCCCGTTGGGCACTCGTGTGGCGCCGCCTCAAGCGCAAGCCGAACTTCTGGATCGGCGCGATCGTTCTTGGCGCCATCGTGCTCTTCGCGATTTTTGGCAACATTCCGAACGTGTATGAGCTCGGCGAGACCGACTCGTACAGCTACAACTCACCCCCGAGCGGCCAGCACTGGTTTGGTACCGATGCGATCGGCGTGGATCTCTACGCTTCGATGGTCGAGGCACTGCGCAAGTCGCTTCTCATTGGCCTTCTGGCCGCGCCCGCGGCAACGCTTATTGCAGCGTTCGTGGGTTCGCTCGCCGGCTACATCGGTGGCAAGCTCGAGACCTTCGTGAACTGGGTCATCAACCTTTTGCTCGTGCTGCCCGTGTTCTACGTGCTCATGATTATTTCGCCGCTTCTGTCCAACGTGAGCTGGATCGTCATCGTCGTGGCGATCGCGGGTTTCGGCTGGATGGTCATGGCGCAGATCGTGAAGAACCAGACCAAGTCCCTCAAAGACCGCGAATACGTGAAGGCCGCGCGCTACATGGGCGTGGGAACCACCACGATCCTCGCGCGCCACATCATCCCGAACGTGGCGTCGCTGCTCATCATCGACGCGGCGCTCGGCGTGAGCGGTGCGATCCTGGCCGAAACCTCACTGAGCTTCTTCGGTCTCGGTATTCAGCCGCCCGACGTCTCGCTGGGAACTCTCATCGCGAATGGCCAGAACGCGGTTCTTACCCGCTGGTGGCTCTTCGTGATTCCCGCAGCCTTCCTTGTCGCCCTGCTCACCGCCGTGAACCTTCTTGGCGACGCTCTTCGCGACGCAATCGATCCCACGAGCGAGGTCAACCGTGCCTGA
- a CDS encoding pseudouridine synthase, which yields MPARRTKRFTRPPLPQRGGLDAVRVVATPREVGRPVGEVLLERFPALGSVEARDLGERFTAGEFVDQLGEPWGETEAVTRAREVFFHRELAPEEVEPREIPVVFEDEHLLVVAKPRDMASIPRGEHVRRSALVRLRVAHALPELSPIHRLDKQTGGILVLSKIPEERGAYQQLFARGEVRKRYVAWVEGDFPTLASLERGPLEIREPIVKRHGDLWAHIDSEGKEAWTSVRMLRREAGSRRTLLSLTPHTGRTHQLRVHLAHVGLPIVGDELYPAPAPDPLTGERYRREVSEPLALWSVLMAFHDPVTGAERCFEWWPREAESDE from the coding sequence ATGCCTGCCCGCCGTACTAAGCGTTTTACTCGCCCGCCCCTGCCGCAACGGGGTGGGCTCGATGCCGTGCGGGTGGTGGCAACGCCGCGTGAAGTAGGTCGGCCCGTGGGGGAGGTTTTGCTCGAGCGGTTCCCGGCGCTCGGTTCGGTGGAGGCGCGTGACCTCGGTGAGCGTTTCACCGCGGGGGAGTTCGTGGATCAGCTCGGTGAGCCGTGGGGCGAGACCGAGGCGGTGACGCGTGCGCGCGAGGTGTTCTTTCACAGAGAGCTCGCCCCCGAGGAGGTTGAGCCGCGCGAGATTCCCGTGGTGTTCGAAGATGAGCATCTGCTTGTGGTCGCGAAGCCGCGCGACATGGCGAGTATTCCGCGCGGCGAGCATGTGCGCCGCAGTGCGCTCGTGCGGCTGCGGGTGGCGCATGCTCTCCCTGAGCTCTCGCCGATTCACCGGCTCGATAAACAAACCGGTGGGATCCTTGTGCTGTCGAAGATTCCCGAGGAGCGTGGCGCTTACCAGCAGCTTTTTGCGCGCGGGGAAGTCCGAAAGCGTTACGTGGCGTGGGTGGAGGGGGATTTTCCGACGCTTGCCAGTCTCGAGCGCGGCCCGCTTGAGATTCGTGAGCCCATAGTGAAGAGGCACGGTGATCTTTGGGCGCACATCGATTCCGAGGGAAAAGAGGCGTGGACGAGTGTGCGAATGCTGCGGCGGGAGGCTGGCAGCCGTCGGACTTTGCTGAGCCTGACTCCGCACACGGGCCGCACCCACCAGTTGCGTGTGCACCTCGCCCACGTGGGCCTGCCCATCGTGGGGGATGAACTGTATCCCGCACCTGCGCCCGATCCGCTCACGGGGGAGCGTTACCGCAGGGAGGTGAGTGAGCCGCTCGCGCTGTGGAGTGTGCTTATGGCGTTTCATGATCCGGTGACGGGGGCGGAGCGCTGCTTCGAGTGGTGGCCACGGGAGGCGGAGAGCGATGAGTGA
- the moeB gene encoding molybdopterin-synthase adenylyltransferase MoeB has product MVNYASGEAKGELSGAEYRRYSRHLLLPGFTPESQRKLRSAKVAVVGAGGLGSPILQYLAAAGVGSLTVIDADLVDSSNLQRQVIHSEAAVGTPKVASAAHAVHALNQAVHVREVPEVLTPANALATLAGHDLVLDGTDNFPTRYLVSDACEILNVPLIWGSILAFDGQVAVFFGDEGRGVTYRDVHPRPPEPGEVPSCSEAGVLGPLVGVIGSTMAMEALKVLTGLGSPLYGRIQLYSALTGDWTRLDVARRAGRAPVTEIEDLVETCGFPAVEASGAAPVRAEVLSPAEALREAATGRLLIDIREESEAAEGMLPHAVNIPKTQLMEFARGERAGVGPLSEVGDLHGAILHCAGGARSAAAQAELAALGISVANMAGGYVASVTLRP; this is encoded by the coding sequence ATGGTTAATTATGCATCAGGCGAGGCGAAGGGCGAGTTGAGTGGGGCGGAGTATCGGCGCTACTCCCGGCACCTTCTTCTCCCTGGCTTCACGCCCGAGAGTCAGCGAAAGCTCAGGTCGGCCAAGGTTGCCGTCGTGGGTGCGGGTGGGCTTGGGTCGCCAATCCTCCAATATCTTGCCGCCGCTGGCGTCGGTTCGCTGACCGTTATCGATGCCGATTTAGTGGATAGTTCCAACCTTCAGCGGCAGGTTATTCATTCTGAGGCGGCCGTCGGAACGCCAAAAGTCGCCTCCGCCGCTCACGCTGTTCACGCACTCAATCAGGCCGTCCACGTGCGCGAGGTGCCCGAAGTGCTCACACCGGCGAATGCGCTCGCGACCCTAGCCGGGCATGATCTCGTGCTTGATGGGACCGATAATTTTCCTACGCGTTACCTTGTGTCCGACGCGTGCGAGATCCTTAATGTGCCCCTGATCTGGGGTTCCATCCTTGCTTTCGACGGGCAGGTCGCCGTGTTCTTTGGCGACGAAGGTCGAGGCGTGACCTACCGCGACGTGCATCCGCGACCGCCGGAGCCCGGCGAGGTTCCAAGTTGCAGTGAGGCCGGGGTGCTCGGCCCGCTCGTGGGCGTGATTGGCTCGACGATGGCGATGGAAGCCCTCAAGGTGCTTACGGGACTCGGGTCCCCGCTCTATGGGCGAATCCAGCTCTATAGTGCCCTGACCGGTGACTGGACGCGGCTTGATGTCGCGCGGCGCGCGGGCCGTGCGCCCGTCACCGAAATCGAGGACCTCGTTGAGACGTGCGGCTTCCCCGCAGTAGAAGCCTCCGGGGCCGCGCCGGTGCGGGCGGAGGTTCTTTCGCCAGCGGAGGCACTGCGGGAGGCAGCGACCGGCCGACTCCTCATTGACATCCGCGAAGAGTCGGAGGCAGCGGAGGGCATGCTGCCTCACGCCGTCAACATCCCAAAGACCCAGCTCATGGAGTTTGCGCGAGGGGAGCGGGCAGGCGTCGGGCCTTTGAGCGAGGTAGGTGATCTTCACGGTGCGATCCTGCACTGCGCGGGCGGTGCTCGATCGGCGGCGGCGCAGGCAGAGCTGGCGGCCCTTGGAATTAGCGTGGCGAATATGGCGGGCGGCTACGTGGCTTCGGTGACGCTTCGCCCTTAG
- the groES gene encoding co-chaperone GroES — MSVSIKPLEDRVVVRPLEAEQVTASGLIIPDTAKEKPQEGEVVAVGEGRFDDKGARIPMDVKVGDKVVFSKYGGTELKYGSEEYLVLSQRDVLAIIEG; from the coding sequence ATGTCGGTCTCCATTAAGCCCCTCGAGGACCGTGTCGTCGTCCGCCCGCTCGAAGCCGAGCAGGTGACTGCTTCGGGCCTGATCATCCCCGATACCGCTAAGGAAAAGCCCCAGGAGGGCGAGGTCGTCGCCGTGGGCGAAGGCCGTTTCGACGACAAGGGTGCACGTATCCCCATGGACGTCAAGGTCGGTGACAAGGTCGTCTTCTCGAAGTACGGCGGCACCGAGCTCAAGTACGGCTCCGAGGAGTACCTCGTTCTGAGCCAGCGCGACGTTCTCGCAATCATCGAAGGCTGA
- a CDS encoding GTP 3',8-cyclase MoaA, whose product MSIDLGMPKPRAMDPVEEVPSTEGRPATGALIDTYGRTASDLRISLTDFCNLRCTYCMPEAGLQFLKKPQLMSVDEVARFVRIGVEKLGIREVRFTGGEPLTRADLPDIIESVAGLSPRPDISLTTNAIGLEKRAETLVAAGLDRLNISLDSAHSETFEAMTRRPFLHRVLQGIDAARDAGLSPIKINAVLQPGANEHEAAELLAWCLERGLELRFIEYMPLDGAGRWTRERMVTASDVWQLLSPYYVMHPVREARGGAPAEKFDVWPRPAVAAPGAPGTIAGELKARGIDPANTDAVRSILPPAPGKPFAEAGERPHEQALGTVGIIASVTRPFCADCTRTRLTAEGRVRTCLFSHSETDLLGLMRQGASDEAIAERWRAAQWGKQAGHGMDRSDFVQPERPMSAIGG is encoded by the coding sequence ATGTCGATCGACCTCGGGATGCCGAAGCCCCGCGCCATGGACCCCGTCGAGGAAGTCCCCTCGACCGAGGGCCGCCCCGCGACGGGCGCGCTCATCGACACCTACGGCCGCACGGCGAGCGACCTTCGCATCTCGCTGACCGATTTTTGCAACCTCCGCTGCACGTACTGCATGCCCGAGGCCGGTCTGCAGTTCCTAAAGAAACCACAGCTCATGAGCGTTGACGAGGTCGCACGGTTTGTGCGCATCGGCGTGGAGAAGCTCGGCATCCGCGAGGTACGTTTCACGGGCGGCGAGCCGCTCACGCGCGCCGATCTCCCCGACATCATCGAGTCGGTGGCAGGGCTTTCGCCACGACCAGACATCTCCCTTACAACAAACGCCATTGGTCTCGAGAAGCGAGCCGAAACACTCGTGGCCGCCGGCTTGGACCGCCTCAACATTTCCCTCGATTCGGCGCACTCCGAAACGTTTGAAGCAATGACCCGCCGCCCGTTCCTCCACCGCGTTTTGCAGGGCATCGATGCCGCACGCGACGCAGGGCTGAGCCCCATCAAGATCAACGCGGTTCTCCAGCCCGGTGCCAATGAACACGAAGCCGCCGAGCTCCTCGCGTGGTGCCTCGAGCGGGGACTCGAGCTTCGATTCATCGAATACATGCCTCTCGATGGCGCGGGTCGCTGGACCCGCGAACGCATGGTCACGGCGAGCGATGTGTGGCAGCTTCTCAGCCCCTACTACGTGATGCACCCCGTGCGCGAAGCACGTGGCGGCGCCCCCGCCGAGAAATTCGACGTGTGGCCTAGGCCCGCCGTTGCGGCCCCCGGTGCTCCGGGCACGATCGCGGGAGAGCTCAAGGCACGCGGCATCGATCCTGCGAACACGGATGCGGTGCGCAGCATTCTGCCCCCTGCCCCAGGTAAACCATTTGCGGAAGCCGGCGAAAGGCCGCACGAGCAGGCGCTGGGAACCGTCGGAATCATTGCCTCCGTGACGAGGCCCTTCTGTGCGGATTGCACCCGCACCCGCCTCACCGCTGAGGGTCGCGTGCGCACGTGCCTGTTCTCGCACAGCGAGACCGACCTGCTTGGCCTCATGCGCCAAGGCGCGAGCGACGAGGCCATCGCCGAGCGGTGGCGCGCCGCCCAATGGGGCAAACAGGCAGGCCACGGCATGGATCGCAGCGATTTCGTGCAGCCCGAGCGGCCCATGAGCGCCATCGGAGGATAG
- the groL gene encoding chaperonin GroEL (60 kDa chaperone family; promotes refolding of misfolded polypeptides especially under stressful conditions; forms two stacked rings of heptamers to form a barrel-shaped 14mer; ends can be capped by GroES; misfolded proteins enter the barrel where they are refolded when GroES binds) gives MAKEIIYDEDARRALERGVDKLADTVKVTLGPKGRNVVLDKKWGAPTITNDGVTIAREVELEDPYEDLGAQLAKEVATKTNDVAGDGTTTATVLAQALVHEGLRNVASGAAPAALKRGMEKAVEALSEKLGEIAIDIDSKEQTASVATVSSQDAEIGELLAEAFDKVGKDGVITVEESSTTALELDFTEGMQFDKGFISPHFVTDADRQEVVLEDAYVLINQGKISNVQEFLPVLEKVVESGKPLFVIAEDVEGEALATLVVSKLRGSFKGAAVKAPAFGDRRKAMMQDIAILTGAEVITPDLGLDLKTTELSQLGTAQRVVITKDNTTIVGGAGDVEAVSDRVQQIKAEIENTDSEWDREKLQERLAKLSGGVSVIKVGAHTEVELKEKKMRIEDAVAATRAAIDEGIVAGGGSAIVQAATVLADDLGLEGDEAVGVRAVAKAVAEPLRWIAENAGEEGYVVVEKVKESPVGTGLNAATGEYVDLVDAGIIDPVKVTRSALRHAASIAGLVLTTETLVVDKREDDDE, from the coding sequence GTGGCTAAAGAAATCATTTACGACGAGGATGCGCGCCGCGCGCTTGAGCGCGGCGTTGACAAGCTCGCGGACACCGTCAAGGTGACGCTTGGCCCCAAGGGCCGCAATGTCGTCCTCGACAAGAAGTGGGGCGCCCCCACCATCACCAACGACGGCGTGACAATCGCCCGCGAGGTTGAGCTCGAGGATCCGTACGAGGATCTCGGTGCCCAGCTCGCGAAGGAAGTGGCGACCAAGACCAACGACGTTGCCGGCGACGGCACGACCACCGCGACGGTTCTCGCTCAGGCACTCGTGCACGAGGGCCTGCGCAACGTCGCCTCGGGCGCGGCTCCCGCAGCGCTCAAGCGCGGCATGGAGAAGGCCGTCGAGGCACTCAGCGAAAAGCTCGGCGAGATTGCGATCGATATTGACTCGAAGGAACAGACCGCGTCTGTCGCGACCGTTTCCTCGCAGGATGCCGAGATCGGCGAACTCCTCGCGGAGGCTTTCGACAAGGTTGGCAAGGATGGCGTCATCACGGTCGAGGAGTCCTCGACCACGGCGCTCGAGCTCGACTTCACCGAGGGTATGCAGTTCGATAAGGGCTTCATTTCCCCGCACTTCGTGACCGACGCCGACCGCCAGGAAGTCGTTCTCGAAGACGCCTACGTGCTCATCAACCAGGGCAAGATCTCGAACGTGCAGGAGTTCCTGCCCGTGCTCGAGAAGGTTGTCGAATCGGGTAAGCCCCTCTTCGTGATCGCTGAGGACGTCGAGGGCGAGGCCCTCGCGACGCTCGTGGTCTCGAAGCTGCGCGGTTCCTTCAAGGGTGCCGCCGTCAAGGCCCCCGCCTTCGGCGACCGCCGCAAGGCCATGATGCAGGACATCGCGATCCTCACGGGCGCCGAGGTCATTACGCCCGATCTGGGCCTCGACCTCAAGACGACCGAGCTCAGCCAGCTCGGCACCGCTCAGCGCGTCGTCATCACGAAGGACAACACGACCATCGTGGGTGGCGCCGGTGATGTGGAAGCCGTCTCCGATCGCGTTCAGCAGATCAAGGCCGAGATCGAGAACACCGATTCCGAGTGGGACCGCGAGAAGCTCCAGGAGCGCCTCGCGAAGCTCTCGGGTGGCGTGTCCGTGATCAAGGTTGGCGCTCACACCGAGGTTGAGCTCAAGGAAAAGAAGATGCGCATCGAGGATGCGGTTGCGGCAACGCGCGCCGCGATCGACGAGGGCATCGTTGCTGGCGGTGGCTCGGCCATCGTCCAGGCCGCGACCGTTCTCGCTGATGACCTCGGGCTCGAGGGCGACGAGGCCGTCGGCGTTCGCGCCGTCGCCAAGGCCGTCGCCGAGCCGCTTCGCTGGATCGCCGAAAACGCCGGCGAAGAAGGCTACGTCGTCGTGGAGAAGGTCAAGGAGTCCCCGGTGGGCACCGGCCTCAACGCCGCAACCGGCGAATACGTCGACCTCGTTGACGCCGGCATCATCGACCCGGTCAAGGTGACGCGCAGCGCCCTGCGCCACGCCGCCTCGATTGCTGGCCTCGTTCTCACGACCGAGACCCTTGTCGTTGACAAGCGTGAGGACGACGACGAGTAA
- a CDS encoding MoaD/ThiS family protein, with the protein MSERSGAMTSANVRFFAGAAHAFGTSQHTVEFEGTTLGDLLEALSAGAVESAGPDSATVLRRCSFLVNTVSENDPSAVLGPGEDGTLRVDVLPPFAGG; encoded by the coding sequence ATGAGTGAAAGGAGCGGCGCGATGACGAGTGCCAACGTTCGCTTTTTTGCCGGCGCGGCCCACGCTTTTGGCACGAGCCAGCACACGGTCGAATTCGAGGGGACAACTCTCGGAGACTTGCTCGAGGCCTTGAGCGCGGGAGCCGTCGAGTCGGCAGGGCCCGATTCCGCTACGGTGCTCAGGCGATGCAGTTTCCTCGTGAACACGGTGAGCGAGAACGACCCCTCGGCAGTGCTTGGGCCTGGAGAGGACGGCACGCTGCGCGTCGACGTGCTGCCACCCTTCGCGGGAGGCTAA